The proteins below come from a single Saprospiraceae bacterium genomic window:
- a CDS encoding GNAT family protein — protein IEQLNRIEIRCAPNNIASQGVPKKLGFLCEGTLKNRTTDTEGELRDVMIWTMFKEDYPKEIFSNFNFKAFNIINEQIK, from the coding sequence AATAGAACAACTTAATAGAATTGAAATAAGGTGTGCTCCAAATAATATAGCCAGTCAAGGAGTTCCCAAAAAGCTTGGATTCCTTTGCGAAGGCACTCTAAAAAATAGAACCACCGATACTGAAGGAGAATTAAGAGACGTAATGATTTGGACAATGTTCAAAGAAGATTATCCCAAAGAAATTTTTTCCAATTTTAATTTTAAGGCATTTAACATAATCAACGAACAGATAAAATAA
- a CDS encoding alpha/beta hydrolase: MDYSKIDAPTLRKINEKEYKKASQWIDFEPLPMFKLWEEQIKVRDGATIPVRIFKPIQKSPLPLIVFFHGGGFVTRSIDTHDKACRRIAQMNEAVVVSVGYRLAPEFKFPIPVYDCYDATCWAASQAERWGGDPERLVVMGDSAGGNLATVVAIQARKLNGPRISSQVLIYPTTDGRMISSTILTFGKGYLLTKALMEWFVDHYKAKEADKLDPRMSPLLEADLSNLPPTYLSTAEFDPLKGEGEAYAQRLSEAGNKVVFKEYKGMIHGFLNLPKITTKQTMQMHEDIKLFLGTFE, translated from the coding sequence ATGGATTATTCCAAGATAGATGCTCCAACGCTTAGGAAAATAAATGAAAAAGAATATAAAAAAGCTAGTCAGTGGATCGACTTTGAGCCGCTCCCAATGTTTAAATTGTGGGAAGAGCAAATAAAGGTCAGAGATGGAGCAACGATCCCTGTGCGCATTTTCAAGCCCATTCAAAAAAGTCCCTTACCGCTGATCGTTTTTTTTCACGGTGGCGGTTTTGTAACGCGAAGTATCGATACCCATGATAAAGCTTGTCGACGAATTGCCCAAATGAATGAAGCTGTTGTCGTTTCAGTAGGCTATAGATTGGCCCCCGAATTCAAATTTCCTATCCCTGTGTATGATTGTTATGATGCGACTTGTTGGGCAGCATCTCAGGCGGAGCGATGGGGTGGAGACCCAGAGCGGTTGGTCGTAATGGGGGATAGTGCGGGTGGGAATTTGGCAACGGTGGTGGCTATCCAAGCTAGAAAATTAAATGGCCCCCGCATTAGCAGCCAGGTACTAATATATCCCACTACAGATGGCAGAATGATCAGTTCCACTATCCTTACCTTTGGGAAAGGATATTTGCTGACAAAAGCCTTAATGGAATGGTTTGTCGATCATTATAAAGCAAAAGAAGCGGACAAATTAGACCCTCGGATGTCTCCTCTTTTAGAAGCAGATTTATCAAACTTGCCCCCAACTTATCTTTCAACAGCAGAATTTGATCCGCTGAAAGGAGAAGGCGAAGCATATGCCCAACGATTGAGTGAAGCGGGGAATAAGGTCGTTTTTAAGGAATACAAAGGCATGATTCATGGGTTTTTAAATTTGCCTAAAATAACAACGAAACAAACCATGCAGATGCATGAGGATATCAAATTATTCTTAGGAACGTTCGAATAA